The following are encoded together in the Drosophila sechellia strain sech25 chromosome 3R, ASM438219v1, whole genome shotgun sequence genome:
- the LOC116801680 gene encoding uncharacterized protein LOC116801680 has protein sequence MMSEKTIQFLKKQSEIILEIRKLEVKPTLTDVEILKLNELQKCFIANHSNLLKIGVVDHEYFNAKQYDLIMMVLEKIKNKNEKIKGESVENTFPKSNTVPKSNPPPTLNLEMCGHPEKEGIAQNNALKVEQAFRNNVGQFRVYLEDTSKLIDSSPDFLKIRKNKIEFLWHKIDNLIEQVNSHFESSLFEEEISELEFDKQNILTAINSRLSGTINKAEMSTVVKAEELPTLPKIQIPTFFGDSKEWDLFNELFTELIHVREDLSPSLKFNYLKSALKGEARNVVTHLLLGSGENYEATWEFLTKRYENKRNIFSDHMNRLMDMPNLNLESNKQIKTFIDTINESIYIIKLKAQLPEDVDAIFAHIILRKFNKESLNLYESHVKKTKEIQALSDVMDFLEQRLNSISSFSQEVKPVKKMINNNKNKNYSDNCAYCKLPGHYLIQCHKFKIMNPAERSDWVRKNGICLRCLRHPFGKKCISEQLCSTCRKPHHTLLHFAGHNPEKVNTCRTTGQALLATALIQVKSRYGGFEQLRALIDSGSQSTIISEESAQILKLKKLRSHTEISGVSSTGTCISKHKAVISIRNSPKNLEIEAIILPKLMKALPVNTINVDQKKWKNFKLADPDFNKPGRIDLIIGADVYTHILQNGVIKIDGLLGQKTDFGWIVSGCKKSKGKETIVATTIEIKELDRYWEVEEEEKDDIESEICENKFIKTTKKDSDGRYIVSIPFKEDVTLGDSKKQAIARYMNLEKKLKRNEKLKVDYTKFMNEYMDLGHMIEVSDEGKYFLPHQAVIRDSSLTTKLRVVFDASAKTTNNKSLNDIMWVGPRVQKDIFDIIIKWRKWEFVVSADIEKMYRQIKIDNNDQKYQYILWRNSPKEKIKTYKLTTVTYGTASAPYLATRVLVDIADKCKNQVISAIIRNDFYMDDLMTGADSVEEANKLITLILHELQKVGFNLRKWISNNSKILTTVEDTGDNKVLNIIENECVKTLGLKWEPQNDLFKFSVNCNDESKNINKRVVLSTLAKIFDPLGWLAPVTVSGKLFIQKLWINKSEWDQELSIEDKNYWEKYKENLLLLENIRIPRWINSNSSSVIQIHGFADASEKAYAAVVYAKVGPHVNIIASKSRVNPIKNRKTIPKLELCAAHLLSELIQRLKGSIDNIMEIYAWSDSTITLAWINSGQSKIKFIKRRTDDIRKLKNTEWNHVKSEDNPADLASRGVDSNQLINCDFWWKGPKWLADPKELWPRQQSVEEPVLINTVLNDKIDDPIYELIERYSSIEKLIRIIAYINRFVQMKTRNKAYSSIISVKEIRIAETVVIKKQQEYQFRQEIKCLKIKKEIKTNNKILSLNPFLDKDGVLRVGGRLQNSNAEFNVKHPIILEKCHLTSLLIKNAHKETLHGGINLMRNYIQRKYWIFGLKNSLKKYLRECVTCARYKQNTAQQIMGNLPKYRVTMTFPFLNTGIDYAGPYYVKCSKNRGQKTFKGYVAVFVCMATKAIHLEMVSDLTSDAFLAALRRFIARRGKCSNIYSDNGTNFVGAARKLDQELVNAIQENITIAAQLEKDRIDWHFIPPAGPHFGGIWEAGVKSMKYHLKRIIGDTILTYEEMSTLLCQIEACLNSRPLYTIVSEVPKIIWDPLKLSILNHTEEFERLNNEIKFMKENHQKLKDLHFHHISGHAGLIIALILMIVLIIYFIRNVLCNKECKQ, from the exons atgatgTCAGAAAAGACTATTCAATTCCTTAAGAAGCAGTCCGAAATTATTTTGGAAATTAGAAAGTTGGAAGTAAAACCAACATTAACAGATGTAGAAattctaaaattaaatgagcttcaaaaatgtttcattgctaATCATAGCAATTTGTTAAAGATCGGCGTTGTCGATCATGAATATTTTAACGCGAAGCAGTATGATTTAATAATGATGGTgttagaaaaaattaaaaataaaaatgaaaaaattaaggGCGAGTCGGTAGAAAACACTTTCCCTAAATCAAACACTGTCCCTAAATCAAACCCTCCCCCTACATTAAACCTTGAAATGTGTGGTCACCCTGAAAAAGAGGGTATAGCACAAAACAACGCTTTAAAAGTAGAGCAGGCATTTCGAAATAATGTTGGCCAATTTCGAGTATATCTAGAAGATACGTCTAAACTAATAGACAGTAGTCCAGATTTCcttaaaataaggaaaaataaaattgaatttttatggcataaaaTAGATAACCtgattgaacaggtgaatagTCATTTTGAGAGCTCGCTATTCGAAGAAGAAATTAGCGAACTTGAAtttgacaaacaaaatattcttaCAGCCATTAATAGTCGACTCAGtggcacaataaataaagctgaaATGTCGACGGTTGTTAAGGCGGAGGAGTTACCAACCCTGCCTAAAATACAGATTCCCACTTTCTTTGGTGATTCCAAAGAATGGGATCTTTTTAATGAACTCTTTACAGAGCTCATACATGTGAGAGAGGATCTCAGTCCTTCTCtcaaatttaattatctaAAGTCAGCATTAAAAGGAGAAGCCAGAAATGTGGTTACTCATTTACTGCTCGGCTCTGGAGAAAATTATGAAGCCACTTGGGAGTTTTTGACCAAGCGATATGAGAATAAAAGAAACATATTCTCAGATCATATGAATAGGCTTATGGATatgccaaatttaaatttagaatccaataagcaaataaagacATTTATTGACACGATTAACGAgtcaatttatattataaaattaaaggcacAATTACCAGAAGATGTGGATGCAATTTTCGCTCACATAATTCTTCGGAAATTCAATAAAGAATCACTCAATTTATATGAAAGCCATGTTAAAAAGACAAAAGAAATACAGGCACTTTCTGATGTCATGGACTTTTTAGAGCAAAGGCTCAATTCTATATCATCATTCTCACAGGAAGTAAAACCTGTaaagaaaatgattaataataacaagaataaaaattatagTGACAATTGTGCATATTGCAAACTACCAGGgcattatttaattcaatgccataaatttaaaataatgaacCCAGCAGAACGGTCTGACTGGGTAAGAAAAAATGGGATTTGCCTAAGATGTCTGAGGCATCCGTTtggtaaaaaatgtataagcgAGCAGCTTTGTTCGACTTGTCGTAAACCTCACCACACGTTACTTCACTTTGCAGGTCATAATCCAGAAAAAGTGAATACGTGTAGAACAACAGGTCAAGCCTTGTTGGCCACGGCCTTGATTCAAGTAAAGTCGAGGTATGGAGGCTTTGAACAATTAAGAGCATTGATTGATAGTGGCTCTCAAAGCACAATTATTTCAGAAGAGTCTGCACAGAttctaaaattgaaaaaattacgGTCTCATACTGAAATAAGTGGAGTATCTTCCACAGGAACGTGCATCTCCAAGCACAAAGCGGTTATTTCGATAAGAAATTCTCcgaaaaatttagaaattgaAGCAATTATTCTCCCAAAACTTATGAAGGCACTTCCAGTCAACACGATTAATGTTGATCAGAAAAAATGGAAGAACTTTAAATTAGCCGACCCCGATTTTAATAAACCGGGTCGCATTGATCTAATCATTGGAGCAGACGTATATACTCACATTCTGCAAAATGGAGTTATAAAAATAGACGGTCTCCTTgggcaaaaaactgatttcGGGTGGATAGTTTCTGGATGTAAAAAATCCAAAGgaaaagaaaccattgtagccacaacaatagaaataaaagagttAGATCGCTACTGGGAagtggaagaagaagaaaaagatgATATCGAGTCTGAAAtctgtgaaaataaatttatcaaaacgacaaaaaaagATTCAGATGGGCGATACATTGTGTCAATTCCATTCAAGGAGGATGTCACCTTAGGAGATTCAAAGAAACAAGCGATAGCTCGTTACATGAATCTggagaaaaaactaaaaagaaatgaaaaacttaaggTTGACTACACTAAATTCATGAATGAATACATGGATTTAGGACACATGATTGAAGTGAGTGATgaaggcaaatattttttaccgCACCAGGCAGTGATTAGAGATTCAAGCCTTACGACCAAATTGAGAGTAGTTTTTGATGCTTCAGCAAAAACTACGAATAACAAAAGTTTGAACGACATAATGTGGGTTGGGCCACGAGTTCAAAAAGATATTTTtgacattattattaaatggagaaaatgggaatttgttgtttcggCAGACATTGAAAAGATGTACCGACAAATTAAAATAGATAATAATGatcaaaaatatcaatatattttatggagAAATTctccaaaagaaaaaattaaaacatataaattaacCACAGTCACTTACGGAACTGCATCTGCACCATATTTGGCTACCAGGGTTCTGGTAGATATTGCAGATAAATGTAAAAACCAAGTTATTAGTGCAATAATTAGGAATGATTTCTATATGGATGACCTAATGACTGGAGCTGATTCGGTAGAAGaagctaataaattaataacattaattCTCCATGAATTGCAGAAAGTTGGATTCAACTTAAGGAAATGGATTTCCAACAATTCCAAAATATTAACCACTGTGGAGGACACAGGGGACAATAAGGTTCTCAATATTATCGAAAATGAATGTGTTAAAACTTTAGGACTAAAATGGGAACctcaaaatgatttatttaagttcAGCGTAAATTGTAATGatgaatcaaaaaatataaataagcgcGTTGTGTTATCAACGctagcaaaaatatttgatccGTTAGGATGGTTGGCACCAGTCACGGTTtcaggaaaactttttattcaaaaactttggataaataaaagtgaatgGGATCAGGAATTATCCATAGAAGATAAAAATTAttgggaaaaatataaagaaaatttattattgttagaGAATATTCGAATCCCAAGGTGGATTAATTCAAACAGTTCTTCAGTCATTCAGATTCACGGATTTGCGGACGCCTCCGAAAAAGCATATGCTGCAGTAGTCTATGCTAAAGTAGGACCTCATGTTAATATAATAGCTAGCAAAAGTAGAGTCAACCCTATAAAAAATAGGAAGACAATTCCCAAACTCGAGCTGTGTGCAGCTCACCTGCTTAGTGAATTAATCCAAAGACTAAAAGGATCAATTGACAATATAATGGAGATCTATGCTTGGAGTGATTCCACGATTACCTTAGCATGGATTAACAGTGGTCAAAGTAAgatcaaatttataaaaagaaGAACGGATGACAttcggaaattaaaaaatactgaATGGAATCATGTTAAGTCAGAGGATAATCCAGCAGATTTAGCATCCAGGGGAGTGGATTCTAACCAGTTGATCAACTGTGATTTTTGGTGGAAAGGTCCGAAATGGCTAGCAGACCCAAAAGAACTTTGGCCTCGGCAGCAGTCTGTAGAAGAACCTGTCTTAATAAATACGGTATTAAATGACAAAATAGATGATCCTATTTACGAATTAATAGAAAGGTATTCCAGTATAGAAAAACTTATACGTATAATAGCATACATAAATAGATTCGTGCAGAtgaaaacaagaaataaaGCCTATTCATCAATTATTTCAGTAAAGGAGATAAGAATAGCGGAAACAGTTGTTATTAAGAAACAACAAGAATACCAGTTTAGGCAAGAGATAAAGTGCcttaaaatcaaaaaggaaatcaagacaaataataaaatattgtcaTTGAATCCATTTTTGGACAAGGATGGGGTTCTAAGAGTTGGAGGAAGATTGCAAAATTCCAatgcagaatttaatgttaaacatccaATCATTTTAGAAAAATGCCACCTAACAagcttattaataaaaaatgctcaTAAGGAAACATTGCATGGAGGGATAAACCTAATGCGAAACTATATCCAAAGAAAGTATTGGATTTTCGGGTtgaaaaattcgttgaaaaagtATTTAAGAGAATGTGTAACGTGTGCAAggtataaacaaaatacagcTCAGCAAATAATGGGTAACTTGCCAAAATATAGAGTGACGATGACATTCCCGTTTCTTAATACTGGAATAGATTACGCAGGTCCTTATTATgttaaatgttcaaaaaatcgtggccaaaaaacatttaaaggaTACGTTGCTGTATTCGTTTGCATGGCCACCAAAGCCATACACTTAGAAATGGTAAGCGATCTAACTTCAGACGCATTTTTAGCAGCACTCAGAAGATTTATTGCTAGACGGGGAAAATGTTCCAATATCTATTCAGACAACGGAACAAATTTTGTAGGAGCTGCAAGAAAATTAGATCAAGAGTTAGTTAATGCAATACAAGAAAATATAACGATTGCAGCGCAGCTTGAAAAGGACAGGATTGATTGGCATTTCATTCCCCCGGCAGGACCTCACTTCGGAGGTATTTGGGAAGCTGGAGTtaagtcaatgaaataccatttAAAGCGTATAATCGGCGACACTATTTTGACTTACGAAGAAATGTCAACTCTTTTATGTCAAATAGAAGCATGCTTAAATTCAAGGCCATTATACACTATAG TTAGTGAAGTGCCGAAGATTATTTGGGATCCGCTGAAACTATCAATATTAAATCATACTGAGGAATTTGAACGAttgaataatgaaattaaatttatgaaagagAACCATCAAAAATTGAAAGATTTACATTTCCATCATATTTCCGGACATGCTGGATTAATTATTGCCTTAATACTAATGatagtattaataatatatttcatacgGAATGTGCTGTGCAACAAAGAATGCAAGCAATAA